The Thalassophryne amazonica chromosome 8, fThaAma1.1, whole genome shotgun sequence genome includes a window with the following:
- the LOC117515925 gene encoding transmembrane protein 60-like: protein MKMSLAQRVLLSWIFALIFLILLVLQLDSTIKCNWFLIFLPVWTFDTILILMLVVKMAGRCKRDFDPRVGEQSFKQRLRYMTALLLKLSFCVALCSRLQGLIDIWFSIVCIPLWVLLGGALVELGYSVFHYRRD, encoded by the coding sequence ATGAAGATGTCCTTGGCCCAACGTGTGCTGCTCTCCTGGATCTTTGCCCTTATCTTCCTTATTTTGCTGGTCCTCCAACTGGATTCTACTATCAAATGTAACTGGTTCCTCATCTTCCTCCCTGTCTGGACCTTTGACACCATCCTCATCCTCATGCTGGTCGTGAAGATGGCAGGCCGTTGCAAGCGAGACTTTGACCCCAGAGTTGGTGAGCAGAGCTTCAAGCAGAGGTTGCGGTACATGACAGCCCTGCTGCTTAAGTTGTCCTTCTGTGTGGCACTGTGCTCCCGCCTACAGGGACTCATTGACATTTGGTTCAGTATTGTGTGCATCCCTCTGTGGGTGCTGCTGGGTGGCGCTCTGGTAGAACTTGGCTACAGTGTTTTCCATTACAGAAGGGACTGA